The Diadema setosum chromosome 4, eeDiaSeto1, whole genome shotgun sequence genome window below encodes:
- the LOC140227810 gene encoding uncharacterized protein, with product MDRMRLSTSALTLVILLSQYATWSGATCPTPSVDHSLVTYDNQQQTYDSETQLTLECIFSNKSIEVFCNGTTGQWEAGSLSNADREFQCPANPATSSSYCSPPSVNASVATYGPKAEVYAAGEEMTIECKYSKHRSEMYCDGDTGMWRNILFRYHLEEYALTYTCPDSPQPCSPPYLDSSRVALMGIPLDSYPPGSNVTLECKYTGRNLSIQCEVNGGWTSFYCQKDPALDPHCGKPDVDSSIATYNVHKDIYADGSRMTVSCKYSSDSADIYCDADIGEWRFSTLFRFKLKCPAGGSFNPGLFAGMFVGVLMLSCISGATRVAIRRQRTRTGITFVRMT from the exons ATGGATCGGATGAGACTCAGTACCTCTGCCCTAACTCTGGTCATCCTTCTGTCTCAGTATGCAACCTGGAGTG GTGCTACGTGTCCGACCCCATCAGTGGACCATTCTTTGGTAACTTACGACAACCAGCAGCAGACATACGATAGCGAAACCCAACTGACGTTGGAGTGTATATTCTCCAACAAGAGCATCGAGGTCTTCTGCAACGGAACTACCGGACAGTGGGAAGCTGGTTCCCTATCCAATGCAGACAGAGAATTCCAGTGTCCGGCGAATCCTG CGACCAGTTCATCATATTGTTCGCCACCCAGCGTTAACGCCTCTGTGGCGACGTACGGGCCAAAGGCGGAGGTTTATGCAGCAGGTGAGGAGATGACGATTGAGTGCAAGTACTCGAAGCACCGGTCAGAGATGTACTGCGACGGTGATACGGGCATGTGGAGGAATATTCTATTTCGGTACCACTTAGAAGAATATGCCTTGACCTATACCTGCCCAG ACTCGCCGCAGCCCTGCTCTCCCCCGTATTTGGACTCCAGCCGGGTAGCCCTAATGGGTATACCCCTTGATTCTTATCCACCTGGCTCTAATGTAACCCTGGAGTGCAAGTACACTGGAAGAAACCTCAGTATCCAATGTGAAGTGAACGGCGGTTGGACAAGCTTCTACTGCCAGAAAGATCCAG CCCTGGATCCACACTGTGGCAAGCCGGACGTGGATTCATCTATTGCCACCTACAACGTACACAAAGACATCTACGCGGACGGCAGTCGAATGACAGTAAGTTGCAAGTACTCCTCAGACAGTGCTGATATTTACTGCGACGCCGACATCGGCGAGTGGAGATTTTCGACATTGTTCAGGTTCAAACTTAAATGTCCCGCTG GTGGATCATTTAACCCTGGTCTTTTCGCAGGGATGTTCGTGGGAGTGCTTATGCTGTCATGTATTTCTGGAGCCACGCGCGT CGCAATCAGGAGACAACGCACACGGACTGGCATTACCTTTGTGCGCATGACGTAA